The proteins below come from a single Parageobacillus toebii NBRC 107807 genomic window:
- the pdhA gene encoding pyruvate dehydrogenase (acetyl-transferring) E1 component subunit alpha, which yields MFDQNQLPFDMVQLLDENGNGDEEALQQFSDEFLVTLYKWMRKARVIDERLLKMQRQGRIGTYAPFSGQEAAQIGSVLALEKEDWIFPSYREIAACLAHGLPLTQIFHYVRGHVLGGRTPEHLNIFPIQIIIGAQTLHATGCAWAAKLKGEKQVSVCYFGDGATSEGDFHEAMNFASVYQVPVIFFCQNNQYAISVPVHKQTASWTIAQKAIAYGMKGVLVDGNDALAVYKTMKEAVDSARNGEGPMLIEALTYRLGPHTTSDDPTKYRSAEEAEQWRRKKDPLHRLRVLLEKRGLWTEEKEEAWVAQANDEITAAYEEAVAAETGSIVDVFDYVYGKPSKLLQEQQQEAARRKQGKEVK from the coding sequence TGCCGTTTGATATGGTACAGCTATTGGATGAAAACGGGAACGGGGATGAGGAAGCATTACAACAATTTTCCGATGAATTTCTCGTCACACTATATAAGTGGATGCGAAAAGCAAGAGTCATTGATGAACGTTTGTTAAAAATGCAGCGGCAAGGGCGGATCGGTACATACGCGCCATTCAGCGGGCAGGAAGCGGCGCAAATCGGCAGCGTGCTCGCGCTTGAGAAAGAGGACTGGATTTTTCCAAGCTACCGGGAAATCGCTGCTTGTTTGGCGCATGGGCTGCCTCTTACGCAAATTTTTCATTACGTGAGAGGCCATGTGCTTGGCGGCAGAACGCCGGAGCATTTAAACATTTTCCCGATTCAAATCATTATTGGCGCGCAGACGCTTCATGCGACAGGGTGCGCATGGGCGGCAAAACTGAAAGGAGAAAAGCAAGTATCCGTCTGTTATTTCGGCGATGGCGCGACATCAGAAGGCGATTTCCATGAAGCGATGAACTTTGCGTCTGTTTATCAAGTTCCGGTCATTTTTTTCTGCCAAAACAACCAATACGCCATCAGCGTTCCGGTGCATAAGCAAACGGCAAGCTGGACGATCGCGCAAAAAGCGATCGCATACGGAATGAAAGGCGTGCTTGTCGACGGCAACGATGCGCTTGCCGTGTACAAAACGATGAAAGAGGCGGTCGATTCGGCGCGAAACGGCGAAGGACCGATGCTAATTGAGGCGCTGACGTATCGACTAGGGCCGCATACGACATCCGATGACCCGACAAAATATCGAAGCGCGGAAGAAGCGGAGCAGTGGAGACGGAAAAAAGATCCGCTTCATCGCTTGCGGGTGCTGTTAGAAAAGCGCGGGCTTTGGACGGAAGAAAAAGAAGAAGCATGGGTAGCGCAAGCAAACGACGAAATCACGGCGGCGTATGAAGAAGCGGTGGCGGCGGAGACAGGGTCGATCGTCGATGTATTTGACTACGTGTAC